The DNA segment CAGATGATTAGCCGGGTCGGTTGTGGCAAGATGCACTTTCTTCCCCATCTTTTTTAATTTAAGAGCTATTTCGGTAGCTAAAGTAGTTTTACCCACACCACCTTTTCCCATCGTAAAGATAACTCGTTTTCCCGATGTATATAAGTCATTGACCAGTTCATCTATATCTTTGGTTTGTGTAATTCTTTTATAAGTTGTACTATCTGTAAAGTTATCATAAGATAACATATGACGGATATTCGTAATATCAGATAAATTATATGACCGCAGAGGAACATAATAAGATGGATATTTCAATAATTCTTCGGGTAAATTCTTTATTGCGAGCTGTTGCCGCTCGTATATTTGTTTAGATACTTCATCTGTTTGATCCACTTTTTCCAATATCCCATTTATAACAAGTAACTGGTTCTTAATTCCAAGTAATTGCAATTCATGCGAAGAGCGCATAGCCTCTTTAAAAGGCAAAGCATCCGGACGACTTACCAAGATCAATCGTGTTGCATTGGCATCCGAAAGTGCTTCGACAGCCTTTTTGTAAATGTCCTTACGCTCTTCCAGGCCTGATAATTGTCCAAGGCAAGACGCCCCGTGGGTACTTTCACTGATAAACGTACTCCATGCAGATGGCAACTGGAGCATACGTAAAGTATGTCCGGTAGGAGCTGTATCAAAAATAATATGATCAAATTCTTTTGCTTTCCCTGCATCGGTAATGAAATCAGAAAACTGATTGAAAGCTGCGATTTCCACAGTGCATGATCCTGACAATTGCTCTTCCATGTTCTTAATGACACTTTCGGGCAATTTGTCTCTATATGGACCGATAACACTTTCTCTATATTCCGCTGCTGCTTGTTCTGGGTCAAGGTTAACTACAACGAGCCCCGGAACCTCCTTTATGATTGTACCATGACCATTTAGGGTTTGGTTAAAGACATCTTGCAAATTTGAAGCAGGGTCAGTGCTAATAAGCAATATCTTTTTACCTATATCCGCTAAACCGACAGCTGTGGCACAAGCAAGAGAAGTTTTGCCTACGCCTCCTTTTCCTGTAAAGAAAAGATATTTCGTTAAGTTTATATCCGATATATTATATTTTTCCATTGTTCTCTTATTATTTAGTAATAGGTATAAATTCTAGGTTGACGCCTGTCCAATCACTCATTTCTTTAGTTGTTGGATATACCTTTGTCACAGCTATATCACCATCCACAAGAGTTATTGGCAAAACTTCCGCCCCATATTGTTTCAGATAGTCGTTAATTGTCTTGTTGCTTACATATGCTTGAGGTTCATCTCGCAAGTTATGACGGGTTACGGTGATGCCTCTTTTCTTTAGATTATCTATTACGACTGCAATCCTCATTAAATCAGGATTGATATTTGTTCCACAAAGCCCTGTAGGACAACACATAGCAGGGTCGAATATTTCTATCTTTTTCATTATTATATGAATTATAAGTTAAATACAATAAAATAGTAAATGCCTACCGCAATGAACAGGATAGCGACAATCATATTAAACCATTTCTGGAACACCTTCATCCTGTTATAGAACTTGCCAACTCCCGCCATGCTGTAGGCAAGCAGCCACGCTACAAGTATCACAGGCAGTCCGGTGCCAAAAGCAAACACGATAGGCAACAGATATCCACCGGTAGCTTGAGCCGACATCGGTATCAACATTCC comes from the Xylanibacter oryzae DSM 17970 genome and includes:
- the arsD gene encoding arsenite efflux transporter metallochaperone ArsD, which produces MKKIEIFDPAMCCPTGLCGTNINPDLMRIAVVIDNLKKRGITVTRHNLRDEPQAYVSNKTINDYLKQYGAEVLPITLVDGDIAVTKVYPTTKEMSDWTGVNLEFIPITK
- the arsA gene encoding arsenical pump-driving ATPase; the protein is MEKYNISDINLTKYLFFTGKGGVGKTSLACATAVGLADIGKKILLISTDPASNLQDVFNQTLNGHGTIIKEVPGLVVVNLDPEQAAAEYRESVIGPYRDKLPESVIKNMEEQLSGSCTVEIAAFNQFSDFITDAGKAKEFDHIIFDTAPTGHTLRMLQLPSAWSTFISESTHGASCLGQLSGLEERKDIYKKAVEALSDANATRLILVSRPDALPFKEAMRSSHELQLLGIKNQLLVINGILEKVDQTDEVSKQIYERQQLAIKNLPEELLKYPSYYVPLRSYNLSDITNIRHMLSYDNFTDSTTYKRITQTKDIDELVNDLYTSGKRVIFTMGKGGVGKTTLATEIALKLKKMGKKVHLATTDPANHLNYNLVMQAGITVSRIDETEVLESYKNEVRNKAVQSVMPEDMAYIEEDLRSPCTQEIAVFRAFAEIVDRAKDETVVIDTAPTGHTLLLLDATESYHKEVQRTEGDIPDSVKNLLPRLRNSDETEIIIVTLPEATPVFEAERLQKDLQRAGIYNKWWIVNSCLSLTNTNDTFLKSKAESEYKWIKRVEQLSNGNTALVAWKNI